In Pongo abelii isolate AG06213 chromosome 15, NHGRI_mPonAbe1-v2.0_pri, whole genome shotgun sequence, a single window of DNA contains:
- the LINC02914 gene encoding testis-specific protein LINC02914 — protein sequence MHRKEPGARLEATRGAARPHKQGTKPMITLPSVGHLGEGKCPSSQHLQSLRHNKQHALTLTKARCCGKCCTCFCTEEKSECQRNEETSPGSCNHQIMSASTISAFCATPRFKQLFKGTIEQMSQM from the exons ATGCATCGGAAAGAGCCTGGGGCAAGGCTGGAGGCCACGAGAGGAGCTGCCAGGCCACATAAGCAGGGAACAAAGCCGATGATCACACTCCCATCAGTGGGCCACCTTGGTGAAGGGAAATGCCCAAGTTCTCAGCACCTGCAGAGCCTAAGACATAACAAGCAGCATGCCCTGACACTCAccaaggccaggtgctgtg GTAAGTGCTGTACCTGTTTCTGTACAGAAGAGAAATCAGAATgccagagaaatgaagaaacttCTCCAGGGTCATGTAATCACCAAATAATGTCTGCTTCGACCATCTCTGCATTTTGTGCTACACCAAGATTTAAGCAGCTGTTCAAAGGAACCATAGAACAGATGTCACAGATGTAA